One part of the Rhodococcus oxybenzonivorans genome encodes these proteins:
- a CDS encoding ComF family protein — translation MRILPGSRTLLDLILPAECGGCAEPGTQWCQGCAAELADDPILLQPRVDPGVAVWALGPYSGPRRRVVIAAKERGRRDLAVPLGSAVAGALARLHQWGELAPPEVAPVVLVPAPTRSRAARMRGGDPVTRIAVAAVGASRVCPALAMRRGVRDSVGLSADQRRVNLEGGVLLTPRGHRFAQHVCSERSAAQRKTVVLIDDVSTTGVTAAESIRVLSGAGIQVASVVVLAGVG, via the coding sequence ATGCGCATACTGCCCGGCTCACGGACGCTGCTCGATCTGATTCTGCCGGCAGAATGCGGTGGGTGCGCAGAGCCGGGCACGCAGTGGTGCCAGGGCTGTGCCGCCGAGTTGGCGGACGATCCGATTCTCCTGCAGCCGCGGGTCGATCCGGGAGTCGCGGTGTGGGCGCTGGGACCGTATTCGGGTCCACGTCGCCGGGTGGTGATCGCTGCGAAGGAACGGGGCAGGCGCGACCTCGCGGTGCCGCTCGGTTCCGCTGTCGCGGGGGCCCTCGCGCGGCTGCACCAGTGGGGTGAACTGGCGCCGCCCGAGGTCGCGCCGGTGGTCCTCGTGCCCGCTCCCACGCGTTCGCGGGCGGCCAGGATGCGGGGTGGCGATCCCGTAACCCGGATCGCTGTTGCCGCGGTGGGAGCGTCCCGGGTGTGTCCGGCGCTGGCCATGCGCAGAGGGGTGCGTGATTCCGTCGGACTGTCCGCGGATCAACGTAGAGTAAACCTCGAGGGTGGTGTTCTCCTCACCCCGCGCGGCCACCGATTCGCGCAGCACGTGTGTTCGGAAAGGTCTGCGGCGCAACGTAAGACGGTAGTCCTGATCGATGACGTCTCGACCACGGGGGTGACCGCGGCCGAGTCGATCCGGGTGCTGTCCGGCGCCGGCATTCAGGTTGCCTCGGTGGTCGTCCTGGCCGGTGTCGGCTGA
- the secA gene encoding preprotein translocase subunit SecA yields the protein MPSLSLSKLLRVGEGRMVKRLKHIADHVSSLSSEVEDLTDEQLRAKTDEFRSRYRDGESLDELLPEAFAVAREASWRVIDQRHFHVQIMGGAALHFGNIAEMKTGEGKTLTCVLPAYLNAIAGDGVHVVTVNDYLAKRDSEWMGRVHRFLGMETSVILSGMSPAERRAAYAADITYGTNNEFGFDYLRDNMTHSLDDLVQRGHAFAVVDEVDSILIDEARTPLIISGPADASSKWYAEFARIAPMLKRDVHYEVDIRKRTIGVHEAGVELVEDQLGIDNLYEAANSPLVSYLNNAIKAKELYTKDKDYIVRDGEVIIVDEFTGRVLVGRRYNEGMHQAIEAKEKVEIKAENQTLATITLQNYFRLYDKLSGMTGTAETEAAELHQIYNLGVIPIPTNRPMVRVDNGDLIYKTEEAKFDAVVDDVVERHEKGQPVLIGTTSVERSEYLSKQFTKRGVPHNVLNAKFHEQEATIIAEAGRSGAVTVATNMAGRGTDVVLGGNPDIIADIALRKRGLDPVHTPEEYEAAWDEVLEQVKAEVKADADKVREAGGLYVLGTERHESRRIDNQLRGRSGRQGDPGESRFYLSLGDELMRRFNGAALESIMTRLNLPDDVPIEAKMVSKAIKSAQTQVEQQNFEIRKNVLKYDEVMNQQRTVIYKERRQILEGEDMEGQVEKMITDVVTAYVDGATSEGYVEDWDLEQLWTALKTLYPIGLDFKEIVGDGSDGEVKDVTSDELREMLLEDAHQAYARREAEIDAAAGAGAMRELERRVLLSVLDRKWREHLYEMDYLKEGIGLRAMAQRDPLVEYQREGFDMFTGMLEGLKEESVGFLFNLQVEAAAPQQAAAPGVNVTASSAAATASGSPTPAPARPLPTQEAARQAQGTAAPSALRAKGLDEAEPRGLTYSGPAEDGNAQLSRRGTGSDTNSDPGTRRQRRDAARSQSKGKKAPRSKRKR from the coding sequence GTGCCGTCGCTGTCGCTATCCAAGCTGCTCCGTGTTGGTGAAGGTCGCATGGTCAAGCGGCTCAAGCACATCGCCGACCACGTTTCCTCGCTGTCGTCCGAGGTCGAAGACCTGACCGACGAGCAGTTGCGGGCGAAGACCGACGAGTTCCGCTCGCGGTACCGCGACGGTGAATCGCTCGACGAGTTGCTCCCCGAGGCGTTCGCGGTGGCCCGCGAGGCGTCGTGGCGCGTCATCGACCAGCGGCACTTCCATGTGCAGATCATGGGTGGGGCTGCGCTGCACTTCGGCAACATCGCCGAGATGAAGACCGGTGAAGGCAAGACTCTCACCTGCGTTCTGCCCGCCTATCTCAATGCCATCGCCGGCGACGGCGTCCACGTCGTGACGGTCAACGACTACCTCGCCAAGCGCGACTCCGAGTGGATGGGACGAGTTCACCGTTTCCTGGGTATGGAGACGAGCGTGATCCTGTCCGGAATGTCTCCCGCCGAGCGCCGCGCGGCCTATGCCGCAGACATCACCTACGGCACGAACAACGAGTTCGGATTCGACTACCTGCGCGACAACATGACGCACTCGCTGGACGATCTCGTTCAGCGTGGTCATGCCTTCGCCGTCGTCGACGAGGTCGACTCCATCCTGATCGACGAGGCCAGAACCCCCCTCATCATCTCCGGTCCCGCCGATGCGTCGAGCAAGTGGTATGCGGAGTTCGCGCGTATCGCGCCGATGCTGAAGCGAGACGTCCACTACGAAGTCGACATCCGCAAGCGCACGATCGGTGTGCACGAAGCGGGCGTCGAGCTCGTCGAGGACCAGCTCGGCATCGACAACCTGTACGAGGCTGCCAACTCGCCGCTCGTGAGCTACCTCAACAACGCCATCAAGGCGAAAGAGCTCTACACGAAGGACAAGGACTACATCGTTCGCGACGGCGAAGTGATCATCGTCGACGAGTTCACCGGTCGTGTCCTCGTCGGTCGCCGCTACAACGAGGGCATGCACCAGGCGATCGAAGCCAAGGAGAAGGTGGAGATCAAGGCCGAGAATCAGACGCTCGCAACGATCACGCTGCAGAATTACTTCCGGCTGTACGACAAGCTGTCGGGCATGACGGGTACCGCGGAAACCGAGGCCGCCGAGCTGCACCAGATCTACAACCTCGGTGTCATCCCGATCCCCACCAACCGGCCGATGGTCCGCGTCGACAACGGTGACCTCATCTACAAGACCGAAGAGGCCAAGTTCGACGCCGTCGTCGACGATGTGGTGGAGCGGCACGAGAAGGGGCAGCCCGTCCTGATCGGCACCACGAGCGTCGAGCGGTCCGAGTATCTGTCGAAACAGTTCACCAAGCGGGGCGTGCCGCACAACGTGCTGAACGCGAAGTTCCACGAGCAGGAAGCCACCATCATCGCCGAGGCAGGCCGGTCGGGGGCTGTCACCGTGGCAACCAACATGGCCGGTCGTGGAACCGACGTGGTGCTCGGCGGCAACCCCGACATCATCGCGGACATCGCCCTGCGCAAGCGGGGACTCGATCCCGTCCACACACCCGAGGAATACGAGGCGGCGTGGGACGAGGTTCTCGAGCAGGTCAAGGCCGAGGTGAAAGCCGATGCGGACAAGGTCCGGGAAGCGGGCGGACTGTACGTACTCGGTACCGAGCGGCACGAGTCCCGGCGAATCGACAACCAGCTTCGTGGTCGCTCCGGACGTCAGGGCGATCCGGGCGAGTCCCGGTTCTACCTCTCGCTCGGTGACGAGTTGATGCGACGGTTCAACGGCGCGGCGCTCGAGTCGATCATGACCCGGCTCAACCTTCCCGACGACGTTCCGATCGAGGCGAAGATGGTCTCGAAGGCCATCAAGAGCGCGCAGACGCAGGTGGAACAGCAGAACTTCGAGATCAGGAAGAACGTTCTCAAGTACGACGAGGTGATGAATCAGCAGCGCACGGTCATCTACAAGGAGCGCCGCCAGATCCTCGAAGGCGAGGACATGGAGGGCCAGGTCGAGAAGATGATCACGGACGTGGTCACCGCGTACGTCGACGGTGCCACTTCCGAGGGGTACGTCGAGGACTGGGATCTCGAACAGCTGTGGACCGCGCTGAAGACGCTCTACCCGATCGGCCTCGACTTCAAGGAAATCGTCGGAGACGGCTCCGACGGTGAGGTGAAGGACGTCACCAGCGACGAACTCCGCGAGATGCTGCTCGAGGATGCACACCAGGCGTATGCACGTCGGGAAGCAGAAATCGACGCCGCCGCCGGTGCGGGTGCCATGCGCGAACTCGAGCGGCGAGTGCTGCTGAGTGTGCTCGACCGCAAGTGGCGCGAGCACCTGTACGAAATGGATTACCTCAAGGAGGGAATCGGTCTGCGTGCGATGGCGCAGCGCGACCCGCTGGTCGAGTACCAGCGCGAGGGTTTCGACATGTTCACCGGCATGCTCGAGGGCCTGAAGGAGGAGTCGGTCGGATTCCTGTTCAATCTGCAGGTCGAGGCCGCTGCGCCGCAGCAGGCGGCCGCCCCCGGCGTCAATGTGACGGCGTCCTCGGCGGCCGCGACGGCGTCTGGCTCGCCGACGCCCGCTCCTGCCCGGCCGCTGCCCACCCAGGAGGCGGCACGCCAGGCTCAGGGCACCGCTGCACCGTCCGCCCTGCGCGCGAAGGGACTGGACGAGGCGGAGCCGCGTGGCCTGACCTATTCGGGTCCGGCGGAGGACGGCAACGCCCAGCTCAGCCGCCGCGGCACCGGCAGCGACACCAACTCGGACCCGGGAACCCGGCGCCAGCGGCGCGATGCTGCACGGTCGCAGTCGAAGGGCAAGAAGGCGCCGCGGTCCAAGCGCAAGCGCTGA
- the hpf gene encoding ribosome hibernation-promoting factor, HPF/YfiA family: protein MTTPSQASVFIDERTTDAQEKTDAPSAEIVVKGRNVEVPDHFRVYVSEKLSRLERFDPSIFLFDVELQHERNRRQRKSAQRVEITARGKGPVARAEASADSFYAAFESVTAKLESRLRRTKDRKKVHYGEKTPVSVAEATAALAEDESLGINPDISLDGQESQSHEHRPGQVVRTKEHKATPMTIDDALYEMELVGHDFFLFHDKESDKPSVVYRRHAFDYGLIRLA, encoded by the coding sequence GTGACGACCCCTTCGCAAGCTTCGGTTTTCATCGACGAACGCACCACGGATGCACAAGAGAAGACCGATGCCCCTAGCGCCGAAATTGTCGTCAAGGGACGCAACGTCGAGGTTCCCGACCACTTTCGTGTGTACGTCTCCGAGAAGCTATCGCGCCTCGAGCGCTTCGACCCCTCCATTTTCCTGTTCGATGTCGAACTTCAACACGAACGCAATCGACGCCAGAGGAAGAGCGCCCAGCGCGTCGAGATCACTGCCCGAGGCAAAGGGCCGGTAGCCCGAGCCGAAGCGTCGGCCGACAGTTTCTATGCAGCATTCGAGTCGGTCACCGCGAAGCTCGAGAGCAGGCTCCGCCGCACCAAGGACCGAAAGAAGGTCCATTACGGGGAGAAGACCCCGGTATCGGTGGCAGAGGCCACTGCTGCACTCGCCGAAGACGAGAGTCTCGGTATCAACCCAGACATCTCCCTCGACGGCCAGGAATCGCAGTCGCACGAGCACAGGCCGGGCCAGGTGGTGCGGACCAAGGAACACAAGGCCACACCGATGACCATCGACGATGCTCTGTACGAGATGGAGCTGGTAGGACACGATTTTTTCCTGTTCCACGACAAGGAGTCGGACAAGCCTTCCGTCGTCTACCGGCGGCACGCGTTCGACTACGGACTCATCCGCCTGGCGTGA